The Lampris incognitus isolate fLamInc1 chromosome 17, fLamInc1.hap2, whole genome shotgun sequence genome contains a region encoding:
- the LOC130127767 gene encoding H-2 class II histocompatibility antigen, E-S beta chain-like translates to LSLPDAFLHYYLATCVFTSSELPDIEYIYSHYFNKIEFIRFNSTVGKFVGYTELGIRNAERWNNDPAFLAQRRAQKETYCKPNIETRYRAALDKTAEPSVRLTSVRPHSGRHPAMLMCSVYNFYPKYISVTWLRDGQPVTSDVTSTDELANGDWYYQIHSYLEYTPRSGEKITCMVEHASFPSPKKVDWNPSMSQSDRNKIAIGASGLLLGLILSLAGLIYYKRKARGRVLVPTS, encoded by the exons ctttctcttccagaTGCGTTTTTGCATTATTACCTGGCCACATGTGTGTTCACCTCCTCTGAGCTTCCTGACATAGAGTACATATACTCTCATTATTTCAATAAGATAGAATTTATCaggtttaacagcactgtggggaagTTTGTTGGATACACTGAACTTGGTATCCGTAACGCAGAGCGCTGGAACAACGATCCTGCATTTCTGGCACAAAGGAGAGCTCAGAAAGAGACGTACTGCAAACCTAATATAGAGACAAGGTACCGAGCTGCActggataagacag ctgagcccagtgtgagactgacttcagtgAGGCCCCATAGTGGccgacatccggccatgctgatgtgcagtgtctacaacttctaccccaaatacatcagtgtcacctggctgagagacggacagccggtgacctctgacgtcacttccaccgatgagctggcaaatggtgattggtactaccagatccactcctacctggagtacacgcccag gtctggagagaagatcacctgcatggtggaacacgccagtttcccctctcctaagaaagtggactgga atccctccatgtcacaatcagacagaaacaagatcgccatcggagcgtcaggtctgcttctgggcttgattttgtctttggcaggtctgatctactacaagaggaaggccagag ggcgtgttctggttccaaccagctga